A single genomic interval of Campylobacter concisus harbors:
- the rfaQ gene encoding putative lipopolysaccharide heptosyltransferase III: MKILIIKFRNIGDVLLTTPLIENLHHYYPDATIDFALNKGTEAMIEGNPYINKIHIYDRQSANSGFFKKLITEIKFIKAIKKEKYDMAVQTTTGDRGVIISKYAKIKKIVGFLGKHKAINKLLSVKAKYYENFSHTVDLNLNALRALGFESVSKKVSVFSDESVEHLNLPKRFVHMHLTSRWMFKCANDDSMAELIDYCENELGVKVVLTSDNKENELEKLASVLKICKSEPINLGGKLNLKQTITLSKHSSLFIGVDTAIMHIAAANNVPVIAFFGPSNAFEWGPWDNSLMENGYAAQNGIQNMGKHIVYQKDWDFVPCDKEGIAKHGVEKTLMDFSDEMPKIKAKIKEILG, encoded by the coding sequence ATGAAAATACTTATAATTAAATTTAGGAACATCGGCGACGTGCTTTTGACTACGCCTCTTATTGAAAATTTGCACCACTACTACCCAGACGCGACCATCGACTTTGCCTTAAACAAAGGCACAGAAGCGATGATCGAGGGAAATCCTTACATAAATAAAATTCACATTTACGATAGGCAAAGTGCAAATTCTGGCTTTTTTAAAAAGCTAATTACTGAAATAAAATTTATAAAAGCCATCAAAAAAGAAAAATACGATATGGCTGTGCAAACGACCACTGGAGACCGCGGCGTCATAATCTCAAAGTATGCCAAGATCAAAAAGATAGTCGGCTTTTTAGGCAAGCACAAGGCGATAAACAAGCTTTTGAGCGTAAAGGCAAAATACTATGAAAATTTCTCCCACACGGTTGATCTAAATTTAAATGCGCTAAGAGCTTTGGGCTTTGAGTCAGTGAGTAAAAAGGTGAGTGTATTTTCGGACGAGAGCGTGGAGCATCTAAATTTACCAAAACGCTTTGTGCATATGCATCTAACAAGCCGCTGGATGTTTAAATGTGCAAACGATGATAGCATGGCAGAGCTCATAGACTACTGCGAAAATGAGCTTGGTGTAAAGGTCGTGCTAACAAGTGATAATAAAGAAAATGAACTTGAAAAGCTAGCAAGCGTACTAAAAATTTGCAAGAGTGAGCCCATAAATTTAGGTGGCAAGCTAAATTTGAAACAAACGATCACCCTATCAAAGCACTCAAGCCTTTTTATCGGTGTTGATACAGCTATCATGCACATCGCTGCGGCAAATAACGTGCCAGTGATCGCTTTTTTTGGTCCAAGCAATGCTTTTGAGTGGGGGCCTTGGGACAACTCACTCATGGAAAATGGCTACGCAGCGCAAAATGGTATCCAAAATATGGGCAAACACATCGTCTATCAAAAAGACTGGGACTTTGTGCCTTGCGACAAAGAAGGCATAGCAAAGCATGGCGTAGAAAAGACATTGATGGATTTTAGCGACGAAATGCCAAAAATAAAAGCCAAAATAAAAGAAATTTTAGGATAG